In Thiospirochaeta perfilievii, a single window of DNA contains:
- a CDS encoding dicarboxylate/amino acid:cation symporter, whose product MKTSVQVLVGAVLGALIAVLLPADNLILTFITGLSTNLLLIGRYIVLPLMFFSLIVSVTQLQRDKLLVKNSFKLLALSAIFALLLVIVGITSSLLFSPGQIPVVIDGIQSVSVPSFQELLNQSFPGNIFSIFQGNFDGENNQFIPFFVLAIILGVFFTITTREEIEPTFNLVDSLSRLFFKINEYFFKISYIWVAILTAAYVIQIKNILDITIFLPLTIMLGTITFIVLFVIYPLIFYFVSGKKNPFKFMFLEIPTLISTIITGDQFFSSGAVILTQKREFKIKREYSGYNIPLLTLFSKAGTALVSVITFIVILKSYSSLEITATQILWVGVMSFLISFCLPTKMVGSSIASLFLLCALYGYGGIEDSFIILSPSFPILASVSTLLNAATIIIINTIMDPDKRV is encoded by the coding sequence ATGAAAACTTCAGTCCAGGTATTGGTAGGTGCCGTCCTAGGAGCTTTAATAGCTGTTTTATTACCTGCCGATAATCTAATACTAACTTTTATAACAGGCCTTTCTACCAACCTACTATTGATAGGAAGATATATCGTTCTTCCCTTAATGTTTTTTTCACTTATTGTATCTGTTACTCAGCTACAAAGGGATAAACTCTTAGTAAAAAACAGCTTTAAACTACTAGCTCTATCAGCTATTTTTGCTCTTTTATTAGTAATAGTAGGTATAACCTCTTCATTACTATTCTCTCCAGGTCAAATTCCTGTTGTTATCGATGGTATACAGAGCGTAAGTGTTCCAAGTTTTCAAGAGTTATTAAATCAATCATTCCCTGGAAATATTTTTTCAATTTTTCAAGGAAATTTTGATGGTGAAAACAACCAATTCATACCATTTTTTGTTCTGGCAATAATATTAGGTGTTTTTTTTACTATAACAACAAGAGAGGAGATCGAGCCAACATTTAACCTTGTAGACTCACTTTCTAGGCTATTTTTTAAAATAAATGAATATTTTTTCAAAATATCATATATCTGGGTAGCAATCCTTACTGCAGCCTATGTGATACAGATAAAAAACATACTTGATATCACTATCTTTTTACCGCTAACAATAATGTTAGGAACTATTACATTTATTGTTTTATTTGTAATATATCCACTAATATTTTACTTTGTATCAGGGAAGAAGAATCCATTTAAATTTATGTTTCTAGAGATACCAACACTTATTTCAACTATTATTACTGGTGATCAATTCTTTAGTAGTGGGGCTGTAATTTTAACTCAAAAGAGAGAGTTTAAAATAAAAAGAGAGTACTCTGGTTACAATATTCCACTTTTAACCCTATTCTCAAAAGCTGGTACAGCGCTAGTTTCAGTAATTACCTTTATAGTAATACTTAAGTCTTATTCCAGTTTAGAAATAACTGCGACACAGATATTATGGGTTGGAGTAATGTCATTTCTTATCTCTTTTTGCTTACCAACAAAAATGGTGGGTAGTAGTATAGCATCCCTATTTTTACTCTGTGCACTATATGGTTACGGTGGTATAGAGGATAGTTTTATTATCTTATCCCCATCATTTCCAATATTAGCCTCTGTTTCAACACTGTTAAACGCAGCGACTATTATAATTATCAATACTATAATGGATCCTGATAAAAGGGTTTAA
- a CDS encoding NAD+ synthase, with protein MKIAAGQINPKIGDFKNNALNILEESIKAYKLGVDLIVFPEMSISGYPPMDLVNYDSFVNKNIQSLKWLQDNLTADIAICVGYVDFNSKLQGKRLVNRAVIIHNNKVIYSQDKTLLPTYDVFDEARYFEPGTVRTFFEFRGKKIGLAICEDIWWNHGEFSDKEYPENPVDDILSHNPDLIIVPSASPFYSGKTITRMEIVKDISSKGRCSVLYSNMIGANDNLIFDGNSFVVNSDSEVIAVAKGFEEDLMVVDLDSKLTIPEPKYEKYFEIESALSLGIKEYVRKCGLSSVIIGSSGGIDSALVAVLAVKALGKDNVKTFAMPSRYSSEGSRIDAKQLAENLGITYDELVIEPMFDSFLDTLSPYFSGTEPNVAEENIQARIRGTLLMAYSNKFGGMVLTTGNKSELATGYCTLYGDMAGGLSVIGDLFKTEVFELCYYINRSNEIIPKNILEKPPSAELRPDQKDEDTLPPYDILDGILELYIVHNKSLEDIVTEGYDFETVKFVLNLTARVEFKRNQVPPVLKVSKKAFGNGRRIPIARSLTEV; from the coding sequence ATGAAAATAGCGGCAGGTCAGATAAATCCAAAAATTGGAGACTTTAAAAATAATGCCCTTAATATATTAGAAGAGTCAATTAAGGCGTATAAGCTTGGTGTTGATCTTATTGTTTTTCCAGAGATGTCTATAAGTGGTTATCCCCCAATGGATTTAGTTAACTATGACTCTTTTGTTAATAAAAATATTCAGTCATTAAAATGGCTCCAGGACAATCTAACTGCTGATATTGCTATTTGTGTTGGCTATGTCGATTTTAATAGTAAATTACAGGGGAAAAGATTAGTTAATCGAGCTGTTATAATACACAACAATAAAGTAATATATTCCCAGGATAAGACACTTCTTCCTACCTATGATGTTTTTGATGAGGCGAGATATTTTGAACCAGGTACAGTTAGAACCTTTTTTGAGTTTAGAGGTAAAAAAATTGGCTTAGCAATTTGTGAAGATATTTGGTGGAATCATGGAGAGTTTAGTGATAAAGAGTACCCTGAAAATCCTGTAGATGATATTTTGTCCCATAATCCAGACTTAATAATTGTTCCATCAGCTTCTCCATTTTATTCTGGTAAGACAATTACTCGAATGGAGATTGTAAAAGATATATCTTCTAAGGGCAGATGCTCTGTTTTATATTCAAATATGATTGGTGCAAATGATAACTTAATTTTTGATGGAAACTCTTTTGTTGTAAATAGTGATTCAGAAGTTATTGCTGTAGCTAAGGGTTTTGAAGAAGATTTAATGGTTGTTGATTTAGATTCAAAACTTACCATACCTGAACCTAAGTACGAAAAGTACTTTGAAATAGAGAGTGCACTCTCCTTAGGTATAAAAGAGTATGTTAGAAAGTGTGGTTTATCAAGTGTAATTATTGGATCATCTGGAGGGATAGACTCTGCTCTAGTTGCTGTACTTGCTGTTAAAGCCCTGGGAAAGGATAATGTTAAAACCTTTGCAATGCCCTCTAGGTACTCCTCCGAGGGTAGTAGGATTGATGCAAAACAGTTGGCAGAAAACTTAGGTATTACCTACGATGAGTTAGTTATAGAGCCAATGTTTGATTCATTTTTAGATACATTAAGTCCATATTTTAGTGGTACTGAACCTAATGTTGCAGAGGAGAATATCCAAGCTAGAATTAGGGGAACCTTGTTAATGGCGTACTCAAATAAGTTTGGTGGGATGGTTTTAACCACTGGTAATAAGTCAGAACTAGCAACAGGTTATTGTACTCTATATGGAGATATGGCTGGAGGTCTTTCTGTTATTGGTGATCTTTTTAAGACGGAAGTTTTTGAACTATGTTACTATATAAATAGATCTAATGAGATAATACCTAAAAATATTTTGGAGAAACCACCAAGTGCAGAGTTACGGCCGGATCAGAAGGATGAGGACACTCTTCCTCCCTATGATATTTTAGATGGAATCCTAGAGTTATATATTGTTCATAATAAATCCTTGGAAGATATAGTAACAGAAGGTTATGATTTTGAAACTGTAAAGTTTGTTCTTAACTTAACAGCAAGGGTTGAATTTAAGCGGAACCAGGTTCCCCCAGTATTAAAAGTTTCTAAAAAGGCTTTTGGTAATGGTAGAAGAATTCCTATTGCAAGAAGTTTAACAGAGGTATAA
- the argS gene encoding arginine--tRNA ligase, translated as MKIITDVVTDLLIEAVDKSFNGEIDHKDISVQFTKDIKLGHFQTNIALVSSKKLRRNPREIATKILENIETQSIIEKTDIAGPGFINFFLSSNMINSYLRDFNPNSWDYDLNVEKGVTVIDYSSPNIAKRMHIAHLRSTIIGESIKRMYKFMKREVIADNHLGDWGTQFGKLIVGYNNWLDKSAYQTDPLAELERIYVKFEQESAQNEALLPEARKELKKLQDGDEINTKLWKEFVDTSITEYNKLYKRLNVSFDTYWGESYYVDSMPSVIKELEEKRIAKESQGALIVEFDESEHLHPCLIRKSDGATLYATSDLACIKKKRESYDLNKLIYVTDDRQADHFKQFFRVSEMLGWDVNNIHVTFGLMKFADSHFSSRKGNVIRLETLLDEAESRALKIVEEKNPELSTEEKKEIARVVGIGAVKYSDLSQNRSSTIVFDWDKNLSFEGNTSPYLQYVYARIQSILRKTEFDTNQKVDNLIFESEIENKIILQLTKFHSVIDKAAESCKPNVIADYVYELAQLFNTFYNAINIIKSEESEKQSRLLLIHKVALTIKSGLDLLGIEVLDRM; from the coding sequence ATGAAAATCATAACAGATGTTGTAACAGATCTACTTATAGAGGCGGTAGACAAGAGTTTTAATGGGGAAATTGACCACAAGGATATTAGTGTTCAATTTACTAAAGATATAAAATTAGGGCATTTCCAAACTAATATAGCCCTTGTATCCTCAAAAAAACTCCGCAGAAACCCTAGAGAAATTGCAACAAAAATCCTAGAAAACATAGAGACACAGAGTATAATTGAGAAGACAGATATTGCAGGACCTGGGTTTATAAACTTCTTTTTATCGTCAAACATGATAAATAGCTACTTAAGAGATTTTAACCCCAATTCTTGGGATTATGACCTTAATGTGGAAAAGGGTGTAACAGTAATAGACTACTCATCCCCTAATATTGCAAAAAGAATGCATATTGCCCACTTAAGATCTACAATAATTGGTGAATCAATAAAGCGAATGTATAAATTTATGAAAAGAGAAGTCATTGCTGATAACCATTTAGGTGATTGGGGGACTCAATTTGGTAAATTAATAGTAGGTTATAATAACTGGCTAGATAAAAGCGCATACCAAACAGATCCATTAGCAGAACTAGAAAGAATTTACGTAAAATTTGAACAGGAGTCTGCACAGAATGAGGCCCTACTTCCAGAAGCAAGAAAAGAGCTTAAGAAACTACAAGATGGTGATGAAATTAATACAAAACTCTGGAAAGAGTTTGTAGATACATCTATAACTGAGTATAACAAGCTATATAAAAGATTAAATGTATCCTTTGACACATATTGGGGGGAGTCTTACTATGTAGACTCAATGCCTAGTGTAATTAAAGAGTTAGAAGAAAAGAGAATAGCTAAGGAGAGTCAAGGGGCACTTATTGTCGAATTTGATGAGAGCGAACACCTTCACCCTTGCTTAATAAGAAAATCAGATGGGGCTACTCTATATGCAACTTCGGATCTTGCTTGTATAAAAAAGAAAAGAGAATCCTATGATCTTAATAAGTTGATATATGTAACAGATGATAGACAAGCTGATCATTTTAAACAATTTTTCAGAGTATCTGAGATGTTAGGTTGGGATGTAAACAATATACATGTAACTTTTGGATTAATGAAATTCGCAGACAGTCATTTTAGTAGTAGAAAAGGTAATGTTATTCGACTTGAAACCCTATTAGATGAAGCAGAGAGTCGAGCACTAAAAATTGTAGAGGAGAAAAACCCAGAACTTTCCACAGAGGAGAAAAAAGAGATTGCACGGGTTGTAGGAATAGGTGCTGTTAAATACTCTGACCTAAGTCAAAATAGAAGTAGCACCATAGTATTTGATTGGGATAAAAACCTAAGCTTTGAAGGAAATACATCACCTTATCTACAATATGTATATGCTAGAATTCAATCCATATTAAGAAAGACAGAATTCGATACAAATCAAAAAGTGGATAACTTAATATTTGAGTCCGAAATTGAGAATAAGATTATACTACAACTAACAAAGTTTCACAGTGTAATTGATAAGGCTGCAGAGAGTTGCAAGCCAAATGTTATTGCAGATTATGTATATGAGCTAGCTCAGCTATTTAATACATTCTATAATGCAATAAACATTATCAAATCTGAAGAGAGTGAAAAACAATCAAGACTACTCTTGATTCATAAGGTAGCATTAACAATTAAATCTGGACTAGACCTTTTAGGAATAGAAGTTTTAGATCGAATGTAA
- a CDS encoding ATP-binding SpoIIE family protein phosphatase, translated as MITSNRDKENSNEGFDAGVDNFLTKPIDPDTLSITLKVATRIIDIHQKLAYQLNLQKEEIARAKEIQQLLYTREIPSIDNVNIRALYKPSQEMGGDFFNIIKTVRGNLAVILVDCTGHGLEASMFATLLKSICDRHLYLLDNPKYLANFVQMVNIDAAGYLTSDQFPVMFVSIYDPVSMKFFYSSANGEHPYLIRNKEAYPLQRAMGMHLGYNTESQYVVKSFKVKPNDIIIYYSDAIIEIKDAIWDRSKDEILKNELAQMGKNLTKDHERFMNFIFENTRNNSLDDDLSLIYFQIKESKEYTTYLYTRDDLDREISCIKNDLFEYDYNYDESEKIVLAVRELILNAIEHGNTGDPSKKVTIEHTINCRYVEFVIEDEGNGFDEKLVPEPTDRVKLQKMYDNNEEGYKHGRGIWLTRRLMNSLKYVNNGRKAITQRKKDKVYTYNNFKTPIDNM; from the coding sequence ATGATAACGTCAAATAGGGATAAAGAAAACTCTAATGAGGGCTTTGACGCAGGAGTAGATAATTTTTTAACTAAACCAATTGATCCAGATACATTAAGTATAACACTAAAGGTTGCAACCAGAATAATCGATATCCACCAAAAGCTTGCATATCAGTTAAATTTACAAAAAGAGGAAATAGCAAGGGCAAAAGAGATTCAACAACTCCTATACACCCGGGAAATCCCAAGTATAGATAATGTAAATATACGGGCTTTATATAAACCATCCCAGGAGATGGGGGGAGATTTTTTTAACATAATAAAAACAGTAAGAGGTAATCTTGCTGTAATATTGGTCGACTGTACAGGTCATGGTCTCGAGGCATCTATGTTTGCCACTCTATTAAAATCAATATGCGATAGACATCTCTACCTTTTAGATAATCCTAAATATCTGGCAAATTTTGTACAGATGGTAAATATAGATGCTGCAGGTTATCTAACATCCGATCAATTTCCAGTTATGTTTGTATCTATATACGATCCTGTTTCTATGAAATTCTTCTACAGTAGTGCCAATGGAGAACACCCGTACCTAATAAGAAATAAGGAGGCATATCCCCTACAAAGAGCTATGGGTATGCACTTAGGGTATAATACGGAAAGCCAATATGTTGTTAAGAGTTTTAAAGTTAAACCTAATGATATTATAATCTACTACTCTGATGCTATTATTGAAATAAAAGATGCTATCTGGGATAGATCAAAAGATGAAATTCTAAAAAATGAGTTGGCACAAATGGGTAAAAACCTCACGAAAGACCATGAGAGGTTTATGAACTTTATCTTCGAGAACACACGTAATAACTCTTTAGACGATGACTTAAGCCTAATATACTTTCAGATAAAAGAGAGCAAGGAGTATACAACCTATCTCTATACACGAGATGATTTAGACAGAGAGATTAGTTGTATAAAAAATGACCTTTTTGAGTATGATTACAACTATGATGAGTCAGAAAAAATAGTTTTAGCGGTTAGAGAACTAATTCTAAATGCTATAGAGCATGGTAATACAGGGGACCCATCAAAAAAAGTAACAATAGAACATACAATAAATTGTAGATACGTCGAATTTGTTATTGAAGATGAAGGAAATGGATTTGATGAGAAGCTAGTTCCAGAACCAACAGATAGAGTGAAGCTGCAAAAAATGTACGACAATAACGAAGAGGGGTATAAACATGGAAGAGGTATTTGGTTAACAAGAAGACTTATGAATTCTCTAAAATATGTAAACAATGGTAGAAAGGCTATAACACAAAGGAAAAAAGATAAGGTTTATACATACAATAACTTCAAAACACCTATTGATAATATGTAG
- a CDS encoding response regulator — protein sequence MDILIADDSKTSRNLLKGILKRLNFNVIEAINGEEAWEKLQVDNPPRIALLDWIMPKISGIDLVKKIRKKRKSLETILI from the coding sequence ATGGATATATTAATTGCTGATGATTCTAAAACTTCTAGAAATCTCTTAAAAGGAATTTTAAAAAGGCTTAACTTCAATGTTATTGAGGCAATAAATGGTGAAGAAGCATGGGAGAAACTACAAGTTGATAATCCTCCAAGAATAGCACTTCTAGACTGGATAATGCCAAAAATCTCTGGTATAGATTTAGTAAAAAAAATAAGAAAAAAGAGAAAGAGTCTGGAAACTATACTTATATAA
- a CDS encoding Hpt domain-containing protein → MRDTLIDLEGLLHRTLNDPEFAKEILIDFLDETPEIIQSIKLSIINMDSYAIKKNAHTLKGTSASAGAIELYRISLLLEENSINKESVFLKNTFDQLKLCWINTLDKIKSLDIMK, encoded by the coding sequence ATGAGGGACACATTAATAGATTTAGAAGGTCTACTACATAGAACATTAAATGATCCGGAGTTTGCAAAAGAAATTCTAATAGACTTTCTTGATGAGACTCCGGAGATAATTCAATCTATAAAACTATCAATTATAAATATGGATAGTTATGCAATAAAAAAAAATGCCCATACTCTTAAAGGAACATCAGCATCAGCTGGAGCTATAGAGCTTTATCGGATATCACTTTTATTAGAAGAAAACTCTATTAACAAAGAGTCTGTTTTTTTGAAGAATACATTTGACCAATTAAAGTTATGCTGGATAAATACTTTAGATAAAATAAAAAGTTTGGATATAATGAAGTAG
- a CDS encoding pyridoxal phosphate-dependent decarboxylase family protein, with the protein MNMLQNNLFLTSNVDDKNKFIDYVNRAANTIADSYTDSRAYSGLTPQELKELIKETPLLPESGIGFDSVLEKVKRIVLPNLLKVSSTDYMAHLHSPPLMESLISELILATGNQSMDSWDQAPIATEIEVDVINQLCEIYNLPKDSDGIFTSGGTQSNLMGITMARDWFCNTKLDHDVKLLGLPQEYNKFRLYTSEVSHFSVEKSAHLLGLGYNSVIKVPVTNDQKMNTEILRDLIIKDLESGFLPVAIIGTVGTTDYGSIDDLETLSEICQEFGIWLHADAAYGSGLILSQTYKEKISHISKCDSITVDFHKMFLLPISCGAFFLKDKTNFSHLTLHADYLNREEDEEEGYTNLVGKSMQTTRRFDALKVWMLFQSLGKKSLSDTIDKTLNNANYFYKMVDSNPNFQVVTKPEISSVVFRYSTNKLSDDQVDTINKRIRRELIHRDGIVIGQTIFDGRVFLKLTLLNPLVEHKHLDNLINVILEKSNYN; encoded by the coding sequence ATGAATATGCTACAAAATAATCTATTTTTAACTTCCAATGTTGATGATAAAAATAAATTTATTGATTACGTAAATAGAGCAGCAAATACAATTGCTGACTCTTATACAGATTCACGAGCTTATTCTGGCTTAACACCCCAGGAGCTAAAAGAGCTTATAAAAGAGACTCCTCTATTACCAGAGAGTGGTATTGGTTTTGATAGTGTTTTAGAGAAGGTTAAGAGAATAGTTCTTCCTAACCTTTTAAAAGTAAGTTCCACTGACTATATGGCACACCTACATAGTCCTCCTCTAATGGAGAGTTTGATCTCTGAGCTTATTTTAGCTACAGGAAACCAGTCTATGGACTCCTGGGATCAGGCACCTATAGCAACAGAGATAGAGGTAGATGTAATTAACCAACTGTGTGAAATTTATAACCTACCTAAGGATTCAGATGGAATCTTTACTTCTGGAGGAACTCAATCAAACCTTATGGGTATTACAATGGCTAGAGATTGGTTTTGTAATACAAAATTAGACCATGATGTTAAATTGTTAGGTCTACCACAAGAGTATAATAAGTTTAGACTATATACCTCTGAAGTTTCTCATTTTTCTGTGGAAAAAAGTGCACACCTTTTAGGTTTAGGTTATAACTCTGTAATAAAAGTTCCTGTAACTAATGATCAAAAAATGAACACAGAAATTTTAAGAGATCTTATAATTAAGGATTTAGAATCAGGTTTTCTACCTGTAGCTATTATTGGTACAGTAGGGACAACAGACTACGGAAGTATAGATGATTTAGAAACATTAAGTGAAATTTGCCAAGAGTTTGGTATCTGGTTACACGCTGATGCAGCTTATGGTAGTGGACTAATACTGTCCCAAACTTATAAAGAAAAGATATCACATATTTCCAAATGTGACTCAATAACTGTAGATTTTCATAAGATGTTTTTACTTCCTATTAGTTGTGGTGCCTTCTTCCTAAAGGATAAAACAAACTTCTCCCACTTAACCCTTCATGCAGACTACTTAAACAGAGAAGAGGATGAAGAAGAGGGATATACCAACCTAGTAGGTAAATCGATGCAAACAACTAGAAGATTTGATGCACTAAAGGTATGGATGTTATTCCAATCTCTCGGAAAAAAGAGTTTATCAGATACAATAGATAAAACCCTAAATAATGCTAACTACTTCTACAAAATGGTAGACTCAAACCCTAACTTCCAAGTTGTTACTAAACCAGAAATAAGTTCAGTTGTCTTTAGATATTCTACTAACAAACTATCAGATGATCAGGTAGATACAATCAATAAGAGAATAAGAAGGGAGTTGATACATAGAGATGGAATTGTAATTGGACAAACTATTTTTGATGGTAGAGTATTCCTAAAATTAACACTTTTGAACCCTTTAGTTGAACATAAACATTTAGATAATTTAATTAATGTTATTTTGGAGAAAAGTAACTATAATTAA
- a CDS encoding diaminobutyrate--2-oxoglutarate transaminase — translation MLDNTCTNNYYISRQDSTESNARSYPRKFPVSLKKAEGSWVEDVEGNRYLDALCGAGTLALGHNYPEINSNMISLINSGIPLHTLDITTPIKDEFVEKLINTLPDELKGNVKLQFCSPSGTDAVDAALKLCKTATGRENIIAFGGAYHGMGHGALSLTGNLTAKNHVHGLMPGVHFMPYPYSYRCPFGLGGEAGIDAACHFFEKSLKDPESGITKPAAVIIEPIQGEGGAIPAPKKFLQTVRRVTKELGIPLIVDEIQCGVGRSGKFFAFEHSEIVPDLILVSKAIGGSQPLSVVIYNKDLDIWKPGAHAGTFRGNQLAMSAGTVVMDNVNTPEFLEEVTKKGETIQERLRDLKKNVSIIGDIRGTGLMIGVEIVDPQGHIDNIGSKPASGDLAILIQKECFKKKLIIEKGGRYGSVIRFLTALNITDKDIDQMLTIFEDVVIKVDEYATK, via the coding sequence ATGTTAGATAATACGTGTACTAATAACTATTATATCAGTCGACAAGATTCTACAGAATCTAACGCTAGAAGTTACCCAAGAAAATTCCCAGTATCATTAAAAAAAGCAGAAGGATCATGGGTAGAAGACGTAGAAGGTAATAGATACCTTGATGCCCTATGCGGAGCTGGAACTCTTGCTCTTGGACATAATTATCCAGAGATAAACAGTAACATGATATCACTAATAAACTCTGGGATTCCCCTACATACCCTAGATATAACAACCCCTATAAAAGATGAATTTGTAGAAAAGTTAATAAATACTTTGCCAGATGAGCTAAAAGGTAATGTTAAATTACAATTCTGTAGTCCATCAGGAACTGACGCTGTTGATGCAGCGTTAAAACTGTGTAAAACAGCAACTGGTAGAGAGAATATTATAGCATTTGGTGGTGCATACCACGGAATGGGCCACGGAGCACTGTCCTTAACAGGAAATCTAACAGCTAAAAACCATGTACATGGATTAATGCCTGGTGTTCATTTTATGCCATACCCATACTCATACAGGTGTCCATTTGGCCTAGGAGGGGAAGCAGGAATTGATGCGGCATGTCATTTTTTTGAGAAATCTTTAAAAGACCCAGAGAGTGGAATTACTAAACCTGCAGCTGTAATAATAGAGCCTATTCAAGGTGAAGGTGGGGCAATACCTGCTCCTAAAAAATTCCTCCAAACAGTTAGAAGAGTGACTAAAGAGTTAGGAATTCCACTAATTGTTGACGAGATTCAGTGTGGAGTTGGAAGATCAGGAAAGTTTTTTGCATTTGAACACTCTGAAATTGTTCCCGATTTGATCCTAGTATCAAAGGCTATAGGAGGTTCTCAGCCACTATCTGTTGTTATATATAACAAGGATCTAGACATATGGAAGCCAGGTGCTCATGCCGGAACATTTAGAGGAAACCAACTAGCTATGTCTGCAGGAACTGTAGTTATGGACAACGTTAATACTCCAGAATTCCTAGAGGAAGTAACCAAGAAGGGAGAGACAATACAAGAACGATTAAGAGACCTTAAAAAGAATGTATCAATAATTGGTGATATTAGAGGAACAGGCCTGATGATTGGTGTTGAAATTGTAGACCCTCAGGGTCATATAGATAATATTGGGTCAAAACCAGCCTCTGGAGATTTAGCTATATTAATCCAGAAAGAGTGTTTTAAAAAGAAGTTAATAATTGAGAAAGGTGGTAGATATGGGTCTGTAATAAGATTTTTAACCGCTTTAAATATTACAGATAAAGATATTGATCAAATGTTAACAATATTTGAAGACGTGGTGATAAAGGTTGATGAATATGCTACAAAATAA
- a CDS encoding ABC transporter ATP-binding protein: MIDLKDVSFKYENLSIYNNLNLNFKKGIVTVLLGPSGCGKTTLLNLISGVLHPTSGNIKISTDLVISYLFQDPRLLPWMSVEENINFVLDNLPQEIKKERIEHYINELELQSFSNYLPSELSGGMRQRVSLARAFAYPSNILLMDEPFKGLDLALKVNLFKTFNRVCKEDKRSAILVTHDIHEAILLGDEIIVLSNRPVSIRQTFTNSTPYKQRNLSNQQLLSLEKELYRLIS; this comes from the coding sequence GTGATAGATTTAAAGGATGTTAGTTTTAAATATGAAAATCTATCAATATATAACAACTTAAATTTAAACTTTAAAAAGGGAATAGTAACAGTTTTATTAGGTCCTTCTGGTTGTGGAAAAACAACTCTTTTAAATTTGATTTCTGGCGTACTACATCCAACAAGTGGAAATATAAAAATTTCAACTGATTTAGTAATAAGTTATCTCTTTCAAGACCCTAGGCTTCTGCCCTGGATGAGTGTAGAGGAGAATATTAATTTTGTTTTGGATAACCTTCCCCAAGAGATAAAAAAAGAGAGGATAGAGCACTATATAAATGAGTTAGAGTTACAGAGTTTTTCTAACTATCTTCCATCAGAGTTAAGCGGCGGAATGAGACAGAGAGTCTCTTTAGCTAGAGCCTTTGCTTATCCTTCAAATATTCTACTTATGGATGAACCATTTAAAGGGTTAGACCTTGCTTTAAAGGTAAATTTATTCAAAACATTTAATAGAGTTTGCAAAGAGGATAAAAGAAGTGCTATTTTAGTGACCCACGATATTCACGAAGCGATATTATTAGGGGACGAAATAATAGTTTTATCAAACAGACCCGTGAGTATTAGACAAACATTTACAAATTCAACCCCATATAAACAGAGAAACTTGTCAAACCAACAGTTATTATCATTAGAAAAAGAGTTATATAGATTAATTTCGTGA